The Sebastes fasciatus isolate fSebFas1 chromosome 13, fSebFas1.pri, whole genome shotgun sequence genome includes a region encoding these proteins:
- the ier2a gene encoding immediate early response gene 2 protein gives MEVTAEAKRIMVVALGKLYSSRTQRGGLRLHRSLLLTLVMKSARDRYHEAQHEAQQEEERVAAAAGCGLQEETEELLQGAPELCKTQDSRGQDLELCRGQDLEDKENLVPAQQPSRKRRGKAAVEPEPDFLPCKKAKLDCPQQQQQLLVASVLLDYVLCSSELGGPTQTPIPLQRAVAAC, from the coding sequence ATGGAGGTCACTGCAGAAGCCAAGAGGATCATGGTCGTGGCTTTGGGGAAACTGTACAGCTCGCGCACCCAGAGAGGGGGTCTCCGTCTCCACCGGAGTCTCCTCCTGACCCTGGTCATGAAGTCCGCCCGGGACCGGTACCACGAGGCCCAGCACGAAgcccagcaggaggaggagagggtcgcagcagcagcaggatgtgGACTACAGGAGGAGACCGAGGAGCTCCTCCAGGGTGCACCGGAGCTCTGCAAAACACAGGACTCCAGAGGACAGGACTTGGAGCTCTGTAGAGGACAGGACTTGGAGGACAAGGAGAACCTGGTCCCGGCGCAGCAGCCCTCGAGGAAGAGACGAGGTAAAGCGGCCGTGGAGCCGGAGCCGGACTTCCTGCCCTGCAAGAAAGCCAAACTGGACtgtcctcagcagcagcagcagctccttgtAGCCTCGGTCCTGCTGGACTATGTTTTGTGCAGCAGTGAGCTGGGAGGACCGACCCAGACCCCCATCCCTCTGCAGAGAGCCGTGGCAGCCTGTTGA